In the genome of Enterococcus hirae ATCC 9790, one region contains:
- a CDS encoding amino acid ABC transporter ATP-binding protein, with protein sequence MSEEIIKINHLRKSFGENEVLKDISMDIHKGEVVTIIGSSGSGKSTFLRCINLLEKPTGGEIMYNGENILAPKYNLPKYRTNVGMVFQSFNLFNNMNVLENCMSGQTTVLKRNKDEARKVALENLEKVGMERYIEAKPSQLSGGQKQRVAIARALSMDPDVMLFDEPTSALDPEMVGEVLNTIQDLAHTGLTMIIVTHEMEFAKDVSDRVIFMDKGVVAEEGTSDDIFVHPKEERTKEFLSRILKK encoded by the coding sequence CATCAGCATGGATATCCATAAAGGTGAAGTTGTAACCATCATTGGTTCTTCTGGCTCTGGTAAATCAACTTTCTTACGCTGCATCAACCTTTTAGAAAAACCTACTGGTGGCGAAATTATGTATAATGGTGAAAATATTCTTGCGCCAAAATATAACTTGCCTAAATATCGAACAAATGTCGGAATGGTATTCCAATCGTTCAATCTTTTCAATAACATGAATGTCTTAGAAAACTGTATGTCTGGTCAGACGACTGTCTTAAAAAGAAACAAAGACGAAGCTCGTAAAGTCGCTCTTGAAAATCTAGAAAAAGTTGGAATGGAACGTTATATTGAAGCCAAACCTTCTCAATTATCAGGTGGTCAAAAACAACGTGTGGCAATCGCTAGAGCCCTCTCAATGGATCCAGATGTAATGTTATTTGATGAACCAACATCAGCACTTGATCCTGAGATGGTCGGAGAAGTATTGAATACCATTCAAGACCTAGCTCACACTGGTTTAACGATGATTATCGTGACACATGAAATGGAATTTGCAAAAGATGTTTCTGATCGTGTCATCTTCATGGATAAAGGTGTTGTTGCTGAAGAAGGAACCTCTGATGATATTTTTGTTCATCCAAAAGAAGAACGTACCAAAGAGTTTTTATCACGTATCTTAAAAAAATAG
- a CDS encoding amino acid permease: protein MVEEQQELQRGLKNRHVQLISIGGAIGTGLFLGAGKTIQLAGPSILLAYLITGCVCFFIMRALGELLLSNTNNHSFLDFVAEYLGKKVAFVTGWTYWFCWVAIAMADLTAIGMYVRYWVPGVPQWLPELIALILLLGLNMVAVSLFGELEFWFALIKVVSIIAFIIVGIYMILTHYKTSAGPASITNLWSHGGFFPTGTKGFILSFQMVTFAFTGIELVGLVAGETKNPEKVLPEAINNIPIRIILFYLGSLFVIMSIYPWNSLDANNSPFVEVFSEIGITVAASLINLVVLSAAASACNSAIYSTGRMLRSLSQEGSAPKKFRQLTSHRVPGNALVFSTIVIFISVILNYVMPSEVFTLVSSIATTCFLFIWGILVYTHLKYRKSMLGKKEHTFKMPFYPYSNFLVFAYMIFICLVLFLGKDTRIALLLTPVWFIGLLIIYRMKYEKQSL, encoded by the coding sequence ATGGTTGAAGAGCAACAAGAACTACAGCGTGGACTTAAGAATAGACACGTTCAATTGATTTCGATCGGTGGTGCGATCGGAACAGGTCTTTTCTTAGGAGCAGGAAAAACGATTCAATTAGCTGGTCCCTCTATTTTACTGGCTTATCTTATTACCGGGTGCGTTTGCTTCTTTATTATGCGTGCCTTAGGTGAACTTTTATTATCTAATACAAATAATCATTCATTTCTTGATTTTGTTGCAGAATATCTTGGAAAAAAAGTTGCTTTCGTAACAGGTTGGACTTATTGGTTTTGTTGGGTTGCGATCGCCATGGCGGATTTGACAGCGATCGGGATGTATGTCCGTTACTGGGTTCCAGGAGTCCCACAATGGCTTCCTGAATTGATCGCTCTGATTTTACTGCTTGGTTTAAACATGGTGGCTGTTTCATTATTTGGTGAATTAGAATTTTGGTTTGCTTTGATCAAAGTCGTTTCCATTATTGCATTTATTATCGTTGGTATTTACATGATTCTTACCCATTACAAAACAAGTGCTGGACCTGCTAGTATCACCAATCTCTGGTCACATGGCGGCTTTTTCCCAACTGGTACGAAAGGATTCATTCTTTCCTTTCAGATGGTCACATTTGCCTTTACAGGAATCGAATTAGTCGGTTTGGTTGCTGGTGAGACCAAAAACCCTGAGAAAGTCTTACCCGAAGCTATCAATAATATTCCTATTCGAATCATTCTTTTTTACCTTGGTTCTTTGTTCGTTATCATGTCTATCTATCCTTGGAATAGCTTAGATGCGAACAACAGCCCATTTGTCGAAGTGTTTTCAGAAATTGGGATCACCGTAGCCGCTTCTTTGATTAATTTAGTCGTATTGAGTGCTGCGGCTTCTGCTTGTAACAGCGCGATCTACAGTACAGGACGTATGTTACGCTCTCTTTCACAAGAAGGTAGCGCGCCTAAAAAATTCCGTCAGTTGACTTCTCACCGTGTACCAGGAAATGCGTTAGTTTTTTCAACTATTGTGATTTTTATTTCCGTTATCCTAAATTATGTGATGCCTAGTGAAGTATTTACACTCGTCAGCAGTATTGCGACTACTTGCTTTTTATTTATCTGGGGAATACTCGTTTACACTCACTTAAAATATCGTAAAAGTATGTTAGGTAAAAAAGAGCATACGTTCAAAATGCCTTTTTATCCTTATAGTAATTTTCTTGTTTTTGCCTACATGATTTTCATTTGTCTAGTTTTATTTCTTGGCAAAGACACACGTATTGCCTTACTCTTAACTCCTGTTTGGTTTATTGGGTTATTGATCATTTATCGAATGAAATACGAGAAACAATCACTTTGA
- the brnQ gene encoding branched-chain amino acid transport system II carrier protein, with protein MTKKLTFKESMFIGSMLFGLFFGAGNLIFPVHMGQESGSAVFWANLGFLVTGIGLPFLGVIAIGVSKTSGVYELAERIGKKYALVFTVLLYLVIGPFFALPRLATTSFEIGLAPFIQAKQQHVFLVIFSILFFFTAWWLSRRPTKILDYVGKFLNPAFLILLGILLVLAFIHPLGAIDQATVQPSYQEHAFFTGFTQGYNTLDALAALAFGILIVTTIRNMGVTKPSEIAKDTIKSGAISIVLMGIIYTLLAYVGTMSLGGFALSSNGGIALAQIADHYLGTYGSILLALIVILACLKTGIGLITAFAETFTDLFPKRNYIVFVTLASALACLVATVGLTNIIQISLPVLMFIYPLAMTLILLVLVGPLFKQRPAVYRMTTYFTLIASILDGLNACPDGIKQTSFVKTLLDFATNYLPFFKLGMGWIVPALIGLVIGLIWSMVKKETPVVE; from the coding sequence ATGACAAAAAAATTGACGTTCAAAGAAAGTATGTTTATCGGTTCAATGTTATTCGGTTTATTTTTTGGTGCTGGTAATTTGATTTTTCCCGTTCACATGGGACAAGAATCTGGCTCTGCCGTTTTCTGGGCCAATCTTGGCTTCTTAGTAACTGGGATCGGACTACCTTTTTTAGGTGTAATTGCCATCGGTGTTTCAAAAACATCAGGGGTTTATGAATTAGCAGAACGGATCGGCAAAAAATATGCTTTGGTTTTTACTGTTTTGCTTTACCTCGTCATCGGACCGTTTTTCGCCTTACCAAGATTAGCAACTACCTCTTTTGAAATTGGTTTAGCTCCATTTATCCAAGCCAAGCAACAACATGTATTTTTAGTTATTTTTAGTATTTTATTTTTCTTCACTGCTTGGTGGTTATCCAGACGGCCTACTAAAATCCTTGATTATGTAGGAAAATTCCTTAATCCTGCCTTTTTGATTTTACTAGGAATCTTGTTGGTACTTGCTTTTATTCATCCATTGGGTGCAATCGATCAAGCTACTGTCCAACCTAGTTATCAAGAACATGCTTTCTTTACTGGTTTTACTCAAGGATACAATACATTAGATGCACTTGCTGCCTTAGCATTTGGTATCCTTATTGTTACTACGATTCGCAATATGGGTGTAACAAAGCCTTCTGAGATTGCTAAGGATACGATCAAATCTGGTGCAATCAGTATCGTTTTGATGGGAATCATCTACACATTACTTGCTTATGTGGGAACAATGAGTCTCGGTGGATTTGCTTTAAGTTCAAATGGCGGGATCGCCTTAGCGCAAATCGCAGATCATTATTTAGGAACTTATGGCAGCATCTTGCTCGCTCTTATTGTGATCCTTGCTTGCTTAAAAACAGGGATTGGACTAATCACTGCTTTCGCAGAAACCTTTACCGATCTGTTTCCTAAAAGAAATTACATTGTATTTGTGACACTAGCTAGTGCACTTGCTTGTTTGGTCGCTACTGTGGGATTGACAAATATCATCCAAATTTCATTACCTGTCTTGATGTTTATTTATCCTTTAGCAATGACCTTGATCTTACTCGTTCTTGTGGGTCCATTGTTTAAACAACGTCCTGCTGTTTACCGCATGACCACTTATTTTACACTAATTGCTTCAATTTTAGACGGTTTAAATGCTTGCCCAGACGGAATCAAGCAAACCAGCTTTGTCAAAACGTTGTTAGACTTCGCAACGAATTATCTGCCATTCTTTAAATTAGGAATGGGTTGGATCGTCCCAGCATTGATTGGTTTAGTAATTGGCTTGATTTGGAGTATGGTTAAAAAAGAAACACCTGTTGTAGAGTAA
- a CDS encoding low molecular weight protein-tyrosine-phosphatase codes for MTKVLFVCLGNICRSPMAEGLLKKMVAEDGQSDRFLIDSAATSTYEVGRSPHKGTKKILENENVDTSQMIARQITEEDFQRFDWIIGMDQSNVEDLQRMAPTDAQHKIHLFLSRVPGKETQNVPDPYYTDNFDETYQLLTEGLKYWMQEWKKDK; via the coding sequence ATGACGAAAGTTTTATTTGTATGTCTAGGAAATATTTGCCGTTCACCAATGGCAGAAGGTTTGTTGAAGAAAATGGTAGCTGAAGACGGACAATCTGATCGATTTTTGATTGATTCTGCAGCGACAAGCACTTATGAAGTGGGGCGTTCACCTCATAAAGGAACAAAGAAAATTTTAGAAAATGAGAACGTGGATACGAGTCAAATGATTGCACGCCAAATCACAGAAGAAGATTTTCAACGATTTGATTGGATCATTGGCATGGATCAATCTAACGTAGAGGATTTACAACGGATGGCACCGACCGACGCACAACATAAGATCCATTTATTTTTAAGTCGGGTTCCTGGAAAAGAAACACAAAATGTTCCTGATCCATACTATACCGATAACTTTGACGAAACTTACCAATTATTGACTGAAGGGCTCAAGTATTGGATGCAAGAATGGAAAAAAGATAAATAA
- a CDS encoding TetR/AcrR family transcriptional regulator translates to MGDTPHTKQLIKNVLIDLCQKQSFQKISVQKIAHEAGINRQTFYYHFTDKYDLLRWVYYEDCLCYLDPHSLSLDNWEEQALKMLKAIATQKEFYANTVTSDQEILQKEFTAVIQQSFIKIFDQMDEEKQLSKADKLFYARFFSYGCSGVLINWITHDYEETPLEIAVQLFRLAKDTELYSYRLYAKEELETND, encoded by the coding sequence ATGGGCGATACACCGCATACTAAGCAATTGATTAAAAACGTATTGATTGATTTATGTCAAAAGCAGTCTTTTCAAAAGATCAGTGTACAGAAAATCGCCCATGAGGCAGGCATCAATCGCCAAACATTTTACTACCATTTTACAGATAAATACGATTTGTTGCGATGGGTGTATTACGAAGATTGTTTATGCTATTTAGATCCTCATTCTCTTTCTTTAGACAACTGGGAAGAGCAAGCATTAAAAATGTTGAAGGCAATTGCTACACAAAAAGAATTTTATGCGAACACTGTTACCTCTGACCAAGAAATACTACAAAAAGAGTTTACTGCTGTTATCCAGCAATCATTTATTAAGATTTTTGATCAAATGGATGAAGAAAAGCAGTTATCAAAAGCGGACAAATTGTTTTATGCTCGWTTTTTTTCTTATGGATGTAGTGGGGTTCTAATCAATTGGATTACACATGATTACGAAGAGACGCCTCTAGAAATCGCCGTCCAATTGTTCCGCTTAGCCAAAGATACAGAATTATATTCCTATCGGTTGTATGCAAAAGAAGAGCTGGAAACAAATGATTAG
- the ruvB gene encoding Holliday junction branch migration DNA helicase RuvB: MTDEQLLSPETGENELSLEKTLRPRLLSQYIGQKKVKQELKIYIEAARHREEPLDHVLLYGPPGLGKTTMAMVIANEMAVNIRTTSGPAIERPGDLVAILNELEAGDVLFIDEIHRLPRVAEEMLYSAMEDFYVDIMVGQGPTAHPVHFPLPPFTLIGATTRAGMLSAPLRDRFGIISHMEYYEEADLREIVIRSADIFQTEIIEEGALEIARRSRGTPRIANRLLKRVRDFAQVQGDGKINQTIANQALTLLQVDQAGLDYVDQKLLRTMIELYGGGPVGLSTLSVNIGEERETVEDMYEPFLIQKGFLKRTPRGRIATPYAYEHFGYDYQV, translated from the coding sequence ATGACCGATGAACAGTTATTATCCCCTGAAACGGGCGAGAATGAATTAAGTTTAGAGAAGACCCTCCGCCCACGGTTACTTTCCCAATATATTGGTCAAAAGAAAGTGAAACAGGAACTCAAAATATATATTGAAGCTGCCCGTCACAGGGAAGAGCCGTTGGATCACGTTTTGTTATATGGTCCGCCGGGATTAGGGAAAACGACAATGGCAATGGTGATTGCGAATGAAATGGCAGTCAATATACGAACAACTAGTGGTCCCGCAATCGAGCGACCAGGAGATCTGGTTGCTATTTTAAATGAGTTAGAAGCTGGCGATGTTTTATTTATTGACGAAATTCATCGATTACCTCGTGTAGCAGAAGAGATGCTTTATTCTGCCATGGAAGATTTTTACGTTGATATAATGGTTGGACAAGGACCAACTGCTCATCCTGTTCATTTTCCTTTACCACCTTTTACATTAATTGGCGCAACAACTCGTGCAGGTATGCTTTCAGCGCCACTTCGTGATCGATTTGGGATCATTTCTCATATGGAATATTATGAAGAAGCTGATTTAAGAGAAATCGTGATTCGTTCTGCTGATATTTTTCAAACAGAGATCATTGAAGAAGGTGCACTGGAAATTGCTAGACGTTCAAGAGGAACACCACGGATCGCTAACCGCTTATTAAAAAGGGTACGTGATTTTGCACAAGTACAGGGAGATGGCAAGATCAATCAAACCATTGCCAATCAAGCATTAACGTTGTTACAAGTCGATCAGGCAGGTTTGGATTATGTCGATCAGAAACTATTACGTACGATGATTGAATTATATGGTGGCGGACCGGTTGGATTGAGTACGTTATCTGTCAATATTGGTGAAGAAAGAGAAACTGTTGAAGATATGTATGAACCTTTTTTGATCCAAAAAGGTTTCTTGAAACGGACACCTCGTGGAAGGATCGCCACACCATATGCCTATGAACATTTTGGATATGATTATCAAGTATAA
- the ruvA gene encoding Holliday junction branch migration protein RuvA produces MYEYFTGVVTFINPYYLVIETNGIGYQIALGNPYRYSSKLNKEIKLYVHQVIREDAHLLYGFDSLEEKQLFLRLVSVSGIGPKSALAIMASDDHSGLIQAVETGDVTYLTKFPGVGKKTAQQMILDLKGKFGELSIDTPFNLFDESTAQDATALSEAMEALSALGYSDKEVKRVEKQLKEVENLTTDEYLRQALKLMMKK; encoded by the coding sequence ATGTATGAATATTTTACAGGTGTAGTAACCTTTATCAATCCTTATTATTTAGTAATCGAAACAAATGGGATCGGTTATCAAATTGCATTAGGCAATCCCTATCGTTATAGTAGTAAGCTAAACAAAGAAATCAAACTTTACGTCCATCAGGTCATTCGAGAAGATGCACATCTTCTGTACGGATTTGATTCTTTAGAAGAAAAGCAATTATTTTTAAGGTTAGTTAGTGTTTCAGGAATTGGACCAAAAAGTGCCTTAGCGATTATGGCTAGTGATGATCATTCAGGATTGATTCAAGCGGTTGAAACAGGGGATGTGACTTATCTGACCAAATTCCCTGGTGTGGGTAAAAAAACAGCTCAACAAATGATTTTAGATTTAAAAGGAAAATTTGGCGAATTAAGTATCGATACGCCCTTCAATTTATTTGATGAAAGTACAGCACAAGATGCGACGGCATTATCAGAAGCAATGGAAGCTTTATCAGCACTTGGATATAGTGATAAAGAGGTCAAGCGGGTCGAGAAACAACTAAAAGAAGTAGAAAATCTCACAACAGATGAATACTTACGCCAAGCTTTAAAATTAATGATGAAAAAATAA
- the msrB gene encoding peptide-methionine (R)-S-oxide reductase MsrB, whose amino-acid sequence MDDFKKNERDLKEELSPISYAVTQENATERPFSGKYDDFYEKGIYVDIVSGEPLFSSAEKYDAGCGWPAFSKPITRKDIKEKADFSHGMHRVEVRSSQADSHLGHVFNDGPAEKGGLRYCINSAALKFIPYEEMEEQGYGEYLSQVE is encoded by the coding sequence GTGGACGATTTCAAGAAAAATGAGCGTGATTTAAAAGAGGAATTATCTCCAATTTCATATGCTGTGACGCAAGAAAACGCAACAGAAAGACCATTTAGTGGGAAATATGATGATTTCTATGAAAAAGGGATCTATGTCGATATTGTCAGTGGGGAGCCATTGTTTAGCTCAGCCGAAAAATACGATGCGGGATGTGGCTGGCCGGCGTTCAGTAAACCAATCACTAGAAAAGATATTAAAGAAAAGGCCGACTTTTCTCATGGTATGCACCGAGTGGAAGTGCGAAGCAGTCAAGCAGATTCTCATTTAGGGCATGTATTCAATGATGGTCCTGCTGAAAAAGGCGGACTACGTTATTGCATCAATTCTGCGGCTTTAAAGTTTATTCCATATGAAGAAATGGAAGAACAAGGATATGGAGAATATCTATCACAAGTTGAATAA
- the treR gene encoding trehalose operon repressor: MNKFNGIFLDLEQKILDQQYPPHTLLPSENQLIQIYGVSRETIRKALNLLTTEGYIQKKQGKGSIVLDRNRFDFPIAGLTSYKELQETQRIPSETIVQLIEETEVDQSLSEITGWKKKTPVWHLIRQRKINGEVVILDRDYLLKNVVPTLTATQAAGSIYEYFENELQLTIAYAQKEITVEEVTPEIEEMMDLHGDRYVVVVRGLVHLEDTRCFEYTESIHRLDKFRFVEFARRRKV; encoded by the coding sequence ATGAATAAATTTAATGGAATTTTTTTAGATTTAGAGCAAAAAATTTTGGATCAACAATATCCTCCGCATACTTTGCTCCCTAGTGAAAATCAGCTGATTCAAATTTATGGTGTTTCACGAGAAACAATTCGAAAAGCGCTTAACTTGTTAACGACTGAAGGTTATATCCAAAAGAAACAAGGAAAGGGTTCGATTGTTTTAGACCGCAATCGATTTGATTTTCCAATTGCAGGATTAACAAGCTACAAAGAATTACAGGAAACACAACGAATCCCAAGTGAAACCATCGTTCAATTAATCGAAGAAACAGAAGTGGACCAATCATTGAGTGAAATAACAGGCTGGAAGAAAAAAACGCCGGTTTGGCATTTGATTCGTCAAAGGAAAATCAATGGAGAAGTGGTCATATTAGATCGTGATTATTTATTAAAAAATGTGGTACCAACTTTAACAGCAACACAAGCTGCTGGCTCGATCTACGAATACTTTGAAAATGAATTGCAACTAACGATTGCTTACGCCCAGAAAGAAATTACCGTTGAAGAAGTAACTCCTGAAATCGAAGAGATGATGGATCTACATGGAGATCGCTATGTCGTGGTAGTAAGAGGACTGGTTCACCTCGAAGATACAAGGTGTTTCGAGTATACAGAATCAATTCACCGTTTAGATAAATTTCGTTTCGTCGAGTTTGCTAGACGTCGTAAAGTCTAA
- the treP gene encoding PTS system trehalose-specific EIIBC component, translated as MAKYQADAEKLLKEIGGKENIAAVSHCATRMRFVLNDPKKANEEAIEDIPSVKGMFTNAGQFQVIIGNDVSTFYNDFVAVSGVEGVSKEQSKVAAKQNLHPVQRAIAVLAEIFTPLIPAIIVGGLILGFRNVLEGIQFESLGGTIVEHSQFWNGVNGFLWLPGEAIFHFLPVGITWSIAKKMGTTQILGIVLGITLVSPQLLNAYSVASTAAADIPFWDFGFAQVDMIGYQAQVIPAMLAGFMLAYLEIFFRKYIPQSISMIFVPLFSLLPTVLAAHVILGPVGWTIGSWISNIVNTGLTSSISWLFSAVFGFLYAPLVITGLHHMTNAIDMQLIADFGSTNLWPMIALSNIAQGSAVLAIIFLHRGNKKEEQISIPAMISCYLGVTEPAMFGINLKYVYPFVAAMVGSGLAGMFANLMNVRANAIGVGGLPGILAIQAETWVPFIISMIIAVIVPFGLTVIFRRQGILNKIDPAVPVEDTTGLQLQTADGNNVSPQKFEAANATAVSTPTEELFAVADGQIKEITEVADPVFAQKMMGEGYAVLPSNEKVYAPVAGKVTNIFDTQHAIGLLTNEGLEVLVHMGLDTVELNGLPFTIHVKEGDSVTPKTQLADMDLTAIEQAGKKTDILVVLTNNEKVAALTLDQTGLVRHSEKIGKAQLK; from the coding sequence ATGGCAAAGTACCAAGCAGATGCTGAGAAACTGTTAAAGGAAATTGGTGGAAAGGAAAATATTGCTGCAGTTAGTCATTGTGCCACTCGGATGCGCTTTGTCTTAAATGATCCAAAAAAAGCCAATGAAGAAGCAATCGAAGATATTCCTAGTGTGAAAGGGATGTTTACCAATGCTGGGCAATTCCAAGTCATTATTGGTAACGATGTTTCAACCTTTTACAACGACTTCGTTGCTGTATCAGGTGTTGAAGGCGTATCCAAGGAGCAAAGTAAAGTTGCTGCTAAACAAAATCTCCACCCTGTCCAACGAGCAATCGCTGTTTTGGCAGAAATTTTTACACCATTGATTCCAGCCATTATCGTAGGGGGACTGATTTTAGGTTTCCGGAACGTATTAGAAGGAATCCAATTTGAAAGTCTTGGTGGAACAATTGTTGAACACTCTCAATTTTGGAACGGCGTAAACGGCTTTTTATGGCTACCTGGCGAAGCAATTTTCCATTTCTTACCAGTTGGTATCACTTGGAGTATCGCGAAAAAAATGGGCACTACACAAATATTAGGAATTGTTTTAGGGATTACGTTAGTTTCACCGCAATTATTAAATGCCTATAGTGTCGCATCAACAGCTGCGGCTGATATTCCATTTTGGGATTTTGGTTTTGCTCAAGTTGATATGATTGGTTATCAGGCACAAGTCATTCCAGCGATGCTTGCTGGATTTATGTTAGCTTATCTTGAAATTTTCTTCCGTAAATATATTCCACAGTCGATTTCTATGATATTTGTTCCATTGTTCTCTCTACTCCCAACAGTCTTAGCTGCCCATGTCATCTTAGGGCCTGTGGGTTGGACAATCGGTAGTTGGATCTCAAATATTGTTAATACTGGCTTGACTTCTTCAATCAGTTGGTTATTTAGTGCCGTCTTTGGTTTCTTATATGCACCTTTAGTAATCACCGGCTTACACCATATGACGAATGCAATTGATATGCAATTGATTGCCGATTTCGGCTCTACGAATCTTTGGCCAATGATTGCTTTATCAAATATCGCACAAGGTTCGGCAGTTCTTGCGATCATCTTCTTACATCGCGGAAATAAAAAAGAAGAACAAATCTCGATTCCAGCAATGATTTCTTGTTATCTAGGGGTAACTGAACCTGCAATGTTTGGGATTAATCTAAAATATGTTTACCCATTTGTTGCCGCAATGGTTGGTTCAGGTTTAGCTGGAATGTTTGCCAACTTGATGAATGTACGTGCTAATGCAATTGGTGTTGGTGGACTACCTGGTATTCTAGCCATCCAAGCAGAAACTTGGGTTCCGTTCATCATTTCTATGATCATTGCAGTTATTGTTCCATTTGGTTTAACCGTAATCTTCAGACGTCAAGGGATCTTAAATAAAATCGATCCTGCTGTACCCGTAGAAGACACAACTGGCTTACAACTACAAACAGCTGATGGAAACAACGTTTCACCACAAAAATTTGAAGCTGCCAATGCAACAGCAGTTTCTACTCCGACAGAAGAGTTATTCGCTGTAGCAGATGGACAAATCAAGGAAATCACCGAAGTAGCAGATCCTGTTTTTGCTCAAAAAATGATGGGTGAAGGTTATGCTGTACTACCTTCCAACGAAAAAGTTTATGCTCCAGTCGCTGGTAAAGTAACAAATATTTTTGATACACAACATGCGATTGGTCTTTTAACTAATGAAGGTCTGGAAGTTCTCGTTCATATGGGTCTAGATACTGTCGAATTGAATGGGCTGCCTTTTACGATCCATGTAAAAGAAGGCGATTCAGTTACGCCAAAAACACAACTAGCCGACATGGACCTCACAGCAATTGAGCAGGCTGGGAAGAAAACGGACATCTTAGTTGTATTAACAAATAATGAAAAAGTTGCTGCCTTAACATTAGATCAAACAGGTCTCGTTCGTCATAGCGAAAAAATTGGAAAAGCGCAACTAAAATAA